GTCATCCGTTTGTCGCAACAACGGTTCGATGTCTTCCGAGAGACGGCTATCGGTCAGCCATGCGGGCAACGCGTTCATGAGCCCGCCCCGAGAAAAGAGGTGAGTGGACTGGTTGCCACCGCCGAACCGGAGCGCTGCATCAGTCCTGCGTTACGGGCATCATACCCCGCTTCGACCGCGCGGGCGAACGCTCCGGCCATCGCGGCGGGATCGCGGGCGACGGCAATCGCGCTGTTGACCAGCACCGCCTCGCACCCCATCTCCATCGCCGCACACGCTTCGGACGGGGAGCGCAGGCCCGCATCGACGATCACCGGAATAGAACTTTCGCGGATGATGAGCTGCACCATCGCCGAGGTCGAGAGCCCCTGCCCGCTGCCGATGGCCGAGCCGAGCGGCATCACCGAGCTGCATCCCACCTCTTCGAGCCGCTTGGCCAGCACCGGATCGGCGGGGATGTAAGGCATGACGATAAACTCCTCGGCTGCAAGGATTTTGCATGCCTCGTAAGTTTCGATCGGATCGGGCATCAGGTGGTGCGGATTCGGGTGAATCTCCACCTTGATGAACGGGCTGCCGGAGAGTTCGCGTGAAATGTGCGCCGCCTTGACGGCTTCTTTCGCCGTCGCTGCACCGGAGGTGTTGGGCATCAGCGTGAGGCCCTCGATTTCCGAGAGCGGGCCGAACAGATCGTCCTCTGCCTGCTCGCGGTTGAAGCGCCGCAGGGCGACCGTGACGAGCTGCGAGCCCGACGCGCGGACGGCCTCGATCATCGCCGAAACGCTGCTGAACTTGCCGGTGCCGAGAATCAGGCGGGATGAGAAGGTGTATGAGCCTAAACGAAGTGCATTCATGAAATCAGACTGAAAACAAATGGGATGGATTTGAGGACGGCCATCAGCCGCCGCCAGCGAAAACGAGGATTTCTACCTGGTCGTTATCCTGCAACATGACCGATGCGCGTTCATCCGCGCGGACGATGTTCTCGTTGACCACGACAGCCACCTTTTGCAATGCTGCGCACTCCAGCTTCAGCAGGTCGGCAACCGACGAGCCGGAGGGGAATTCGCGCTTTTCGCCGTTCAACGTGATGCGGATCATGGAGATAACGGGGGTCAGAAAATCCTGAAAAACTTAAAGATAATCAAAGAAACAAGAGCACAAAGATACACGTTCCCCGCCGGTCTCAAAATGGCGGATAGGGTTGATGGTGGGTGTTTTTCTCTTCCGGAATCGGGGAGGGGGCTCCTCACTAACCCCGGCTTGAAAGCCGGGGTAATGTGAATATAAGAGCTTCAAATGTCCGTCGGGTTAAAACCCGACTGAATTACAAGAGCGGTTTTTTCAAGCCTCGATGCCCTCGAAAAGCACCGTGCTGAGGTAGCGTTCGCCGGTGCTTGGAATGATGGCGACGATGGTCTTGCCTCGTGATTCCGGTCGTCGGCCTACCTCGATGGCTGCGTGAACCGCCGCGCCGGAGGAGATGCCGCAGAGGATACCCTCGCTTGCGGCCAGTGACCGCGCGGTCGAGATTGCGTCGTCGTCCGTCACCGTTACCACCTCGTCGATCAGTGACTGGTCGAGCACTTCGGGCACGAAGCCTGCTCCGATGCCCTGGATTTTGTGCGGGCCTGCCGCACCGCCGGAGAGCACTGGCGAGCCAGTCGGTTCGACGGCGATTGAGCGGAATCCAGGCTTGAGCGGTTTGATGAAGCGCGAGGTTCCGGTGATGGTTCCGCCAGTGCCGACGCCCGCCACGAGCATGTCAATCCGGCCTTCGGTGGCGTTCCAGAGCTCAGGGCCGGTGGTTGCCTGGTGGATTCTCGGGTTTGCGGGGTTGCGGAACTGACCGGGGTTGAAGCTGTTCTTTTCGGTTTCGACGATCCGCGCTGCCTCTTCAATCGCCCCCTTCATTCCCTGTGCGCCAGGGGTGAGCACCAGCTCCGCGCCGAGGTAGCGCAGCAGTTTGCGCCGTTCGACGCTCATGGTTTCGGGCATGGTGAGCAGCAGCTTGTAGCCGCGTTGGGCGCACACGAACGCCAGCGCGATGCCGGTGTTGCCGCTGGTCGGCTCGACGATGAGCGTCCGGGCGTCGATTTTGCCTTCCGCTTCGGCGGCCTCGATCATCGCCCTACCGATCCTGTCCTTGACGCTGCCGAGCGGATTGAAGAATTCGAGCTTGAGCAGCACGTCGGCTTCGAGCCCTTCGGCAAGCCGATTGAGCCGCACCAGGGGTGTGCCTCCGATTGTGCTGGTGATATTCGGGATGATAGCCATAGTCGTGAAAAATCAGATGGTTGCGAGAGCTTGCAGAAGATCCTGTTCAAGATCTTCCGCATTTTCGAGGCCGACCGACAGCCGCACGAGGTCGTCGGTACAGGCGCGGCGGTCACGCTCCTCCTGCGAGAGTGGCCCGAAGGTCATGCGTGCAGGGGAGGCGACGAGCGACTCCACGCCACCGAGGCTGTCGGCGATGACGAAGAGCTTCAGCGAGTTGAGCAGCTTGCTTGTTGCCGGAAGTCCACCTTTCAGCGCGATGGTTACCATACCACCGAAGCCGCTCATCTGGCTTTTCGCCAGCTCGTGCTGTGGGTGGGACGGCAGGCCGGGGTAGATGACGCGGCTCACCGCCGGATGCGCTTCGAGCGCCCGCGCCAGATGCAGGGCGCTTTTCTGGTGCTCCTCCATCCGGATTTTGAGCGTCTTCAGGCCGCGCAGTACCAGCCAGCAATCCCACGGTCCGGGCACCGCACCTGCCGCGCCTTGGTAGTTGCGAATCGTCTCGTGCAGCTCGTCGTCCGAGGTGACTACTGCGCCACCGATGACGTCGCTATGGCCGCCGAGATATTTGGTGGTGCTGTGCACCACGATGTGCGCGCCGAGGTCGAGCGGGCGCTGGAAATACGGACTTGCGAAGGTGTTGTCCACGGCGAGGATGATGCCGCGCTCGCGTGCCAGATTGGACAGCGCCCGAATGTTGGTGAGTTGCAGCAGCGGATTGGAGGGCGACTCGATCCAGATCAGCCGTGTCTCCGGGCGGATGCACTCGGCAAAGCTTTCGACCGCTTCGTTCGCCGCGTAGGTGGTTTCAACGCCCCACGGCCGCAAAAGCTGCTCGAAAATGCGGTAGCTGCCGCCGTAGACATCCATGCCCGACACGACGTGGTCACCCGGTTTGAGCACCTGCACGGCGGCCATCATCGCCGCCACGCCCGAGGCGAACGCCACACCGTGTTTGCCGTTTTCAAGCAGCGCGAGAGTGGATTCGAGTGCCGTGCGCGTCGGGTTGCCGATTCGTGAATAGAAATAGTCGTTGCGCTCTTCAAGCGACGGACGTCCGAAGGTCGAGGTCTGGAAAATCGGTACGCTCACCGAGCCTGTTTTCGGATCGGGACTTTGCCCGTCATGAATAGCGATGGTTTCGAAGTGCATAGCGAGTGTTACGGACAGTTACGCATCAAATTGTAGATCACATACCAAAAGACAAGGTAACGAGAATCACCGTTTCTGTCACGTGTTTTCCACTTGTGCTTGGCCTGTAATTTTTGGCGCTGGCGAGCGGAGGTTTCGCTGAAAAAAATGCAGGCTCCAGGCCGGGTTGTCGGCAGCCTGAAGCCTGGAACCTCTTGCCGATTGGCTTGAGGTTGTATGGAGCCGTGAGTCAGGGGATGACCGGCTCCGGTGGTGTGGAACTCGTAAAAGGTTACTCCGGCAAGGAACGGTATCTTTCTGGCTATCACGTCATATCATTCCTGAACTTTGGCAAGATTCCTGCCGCACTGCGCTCCATTCAGGAGCAGAAACCTCGCGGGTGTGCTTTCTTTCTTGCTCGGCTTGCCGGAAGTAACGGACAAACAAGGTTTAGCTGGCAGTGTTGAACTGAGGAGCGGTTTTGCTGCCGAACAGTTTGTGCTTCTTCATGTTGTACTGGAAGAAGAGGAAGCAGCCGACGCAGAATCCGCAGATGGCAATGAATGCAGCCAGCGCGACGATTCCGGACAGGATGTATCCGGTCAGGTCAGCATGGAAAAAGAAGGCGATCTGAGCCATACCGAGCAGGATCACGGCAATCGAATTGTTGAAGCGGGTCAGTTTCGGACTTTCGGTGTGGGCGGTTGCATTCCACTTTTTGAACAGGTGTGAACCGACGTAAAAGATCAGACTGGCCTTTTTGCCCCAGATCACGGCAGGAAGCATGAGAAAAAACAGGCCAGTAGTGATAAGCGGCTGCTGAAGGACGATAGCGAGAATGATGCCTACAAGGAGCAGATACCTGGTGAGGTTGATGATAGGCATCGGGATTCCGTTAGGGGTGCTGCTGGCTGTCATGGTCGTAGAGCGTTTGAGTTTGATGGATGCGTTCTGTCGATACTCTTGCTGCGCGCTTAACGATTGTTAAGTAAACAATTGTTAATATTTACTATTTTTCGACGATATCAAAAAACTTTTTTTCGTCTGTCTGATTTTCTGATTGTCGAATCTAATGTCAGCAAAGGGGATCGGGGTACTGATTTGAGATAAATTTAACAATCGTTAATTTTATTCCAAATTTTTTATGCTGACTTTTTGAAAAAAATTGCTGACGATTGTTTCACTGGGCTTGGTTCTTTTCCAGAAACGCTCAAGTTGTCGTTGGGCTTTTTTTCTGTCTTGGGACTGCCTATACTTGAAAAGTGTTGCTTTTATCGAGCTTTACGCAATCGTCTCAATGCTGCGATCATCATCCGAATCCCATTGTTTTTCAATCCCTTACACGATCAGAGTTAGTCGTCGGGCGAAGGCTGCGCGCCTGAGGCTGTCGCCGTATGAGGGGCTTATTGTTGTCGTTCCTACCGGTTTTGACAGGAAGCAGGTGCCGGCACTGATCGAAAGCAATAAAAAATGGATCGAGAAGGTGCAGCGAACCTTCGATGCACATCGTTTGGACGATACCGCTATGACCGGCCGCGTGCTGCCAGAGAGAATTGCGCTTGCCGGTATCGGTCAGTCGTGGAATATTGCCTATCGCCATGAGCCGCTTCAGAAACCGGGCATTCAGGTTTACGAAAAAGCTGGATTCGAAGTGGAGCTGGTTGGTGCGGTGGAAAATTCCCAACTGTGTCGTGAGGCTATCGAGGCCTGGCTCAAGCGCCAGGCAAAGCAGCATCTGGGGGCGCAGCTCATGAGCCTTGTTTCGGAGCACGGTTTTAGCGTTTCAGGCGTTTCGTTCCGGAAGCAGCGGAGCCGGTGGGGGAGCTGCTCGTCGAAAGGCCGGATCAGTCTCAATCTGAAGTTGCTTTTCCTGCCGCCTGAGCTGGTGCGTTACATCATGCTGCATGAGCTGTGCCATACGCTGCACATGAACCATTCGAAGCAGTTCTGGAGTACGGTGGCGCGGTTTGATCCGAACTGCGCGGAGCATGATCGCCGGATGAAGCACGCCTGGCGTTATGTGCCCGCGTGGTTCGCGATGAAGTAGCGTTGAGGTGTTTCAGGGTTTGCGATCTTCGAATCGCTGGTTCGGCATCGATTTGATGCCCGACATGACGAGCGAAGCAACAAATAGCAGCAGCCCAATGAGTAGCGAAAAGAGTGCCGTGGTGAGCCCTGGAGTGAGGCCGAACATGATTATGGTGATACCGCAGAGCGTTGTCCAGAGCAGGGCGATGGTGACGGCTTTGGCTTTGCTGATCGATCGCAGAAACGCGGGCGTGGCAGCTGTGGCTGCGCTTGATGCCGTCAGGAGCCAGTAGATCGGTTCATGCAGGAGGTGCCAGGTCTCGGAGCCCATTGCCATACGTTTTTTCTGTGATATTCCGGAAATGGAAGCCGGAGTACTACATTGTTACGAAGAGGAAAACTCTGATCATTTTCAGCCATGAATATAGGAATTCCACGAGAGATCAAGACCCTTGAGTCGAGGGTCGCCTGCACGCCTGCGGGTGTTCGTTCGCTTGTCGGCGCTGGCCACCGGGTGCTGGTCGAGTGCGGTGCTGGCGAGGCGAGCGGCTTCAGCGACGACAAGTACCGGCTTGCCGGTGCGGTGCTTGTCCAGCAGCCGGAAGAGGCCTGGAGCGCCGATCTGATCGTCAAGGTCAAGGAACCGCTGGAGGAAGAGTTCCGGTTTTTCAGGAAAGAGCAGATTCTGTTCACTTTCCTGCATCTGGCTGGCGTTCCCGGATTGGCCAAAGCGCTTGCTGCTGCGGGCGTGACGGCGATCGGCTACGAAACTGTCGAGGTCGGCGGACGGTTGCCGCTGCTGGCTCCGATGAGCGAGATTGCCGGCAAGATGAGCGTGCTGATGGGCGGCTACTATCTCTCGAAGCATCACGGTGGCATGGGGAAGCTGCTCGGCGGCGTGCCCGGCGTGCTCCCCGGCAGGGTGCTGGTGCTTGGCGGGGGAACTGCCGGGCTGAACGCCGCCCGCGCAGCAGCTGGTCTCGGGGCTGAAGTGACCGTCATGGAGGCCGATCAGGAGCGGATGCGCACGCTTGAATCGGTGTTGCCCTCCCAGGTGCATACGATCTACTCGAACGAGCAGCATCTCGAAGAACTGCTGCCTGAAACCGACCTGCTCATTGGCGCGGTGCTGCTTGCCGGAGCCAGTGCTCCGAAGCTCGTTACCCGGCAGATGGTTCAGGCGATGAAGCCTGGCGCTGTGCTGGTCGATATTGCCATTGATCAGGGAGGATGCATCGAGACATCGCGCCCGACCACCCATCACGATCCGGTGTTTGTGGAAGAGGGCGCAGTGCACTACTGCGTCACCAACATGCCAGCGGCCTATCCCGCAACCTCGACCGAAGCGCTGACCGGCGTGACGCTGCCTTACGTCAGGAGGCTCGCCGACCTGGGACTTGAAAGCGCGATGGTGGTGATGCCTGGGCTTGCCGGTGGGCTGAATGTGTGGGATGGCAAAATTGTGCAGCCTGCCGTGGCCGCATCGCTTGGCGTCGAGTGTGGAAAGAATCCTTTTGTGTGAAATAGCGATAAGTGTAGGGGCATCCCGACTTGTCGGGATGCCCACAAGTAACGTCGCTAAATTTTGTAGATCAGTTTCGTTGTTTTCTCAAGGCACCAGCAGGTTGAAGCCTGTGGCCTTGTCCGGTACTCTCCTCGCTTCGGTGCCGAGCAGTTCGACCAGAATGACTTCCATCACATGCCAGGTTTTGACGCCGTTGCGAACGCAGCCCGTGACGGTGTTTTCCTCCCGTCCGCAAGCCATGTGGAGGTGCAGTACCGGATTGTCGGCTTCGTCAGGAAAGATGGTGCCGGTGCCCACAATTTCATGCGTGTCGTACAGGTCGAGCGTCATCGGATTGACCGGAAATGCTCGGCTCTCTTCCGGGCCAACGACCAATTGGCTCCCTTTGTCCGCTCCCCCCACAACGTTCACCCAGGCGCGAAGGATGGCTTTCGCCTTTGCAAATCGCTCGATCTCTTCGTGAAGGATATCGCCATCTTCAAGCCTGATGACGAACACCCGTCCTTGTGTCGCTTCCGAGTATTTCATGGTCTATAAGTTGAAGAAATTTAATTCCTTGGGCTTTTTTCCCGTTGTCGTCAGTCTGCTGAAAAATAGCGATTTGGATGCTTCCGTCAATAGTTTCAGCTCTGCTCTCGATTTGGCGGATTCAGGCGCCAGAGGCTCCAGTTCAGGTAGGTTGCCAGAATGCACCAGCAGAAATACGGAACCAGCAGCGCTCCCGCAAGTGGGTTGGTCAGGAAAAAAAGCAACAGGATGAGGACAAGCGTCACATCCATGAACAGCAGGTCGAGGAGGGCGGCAAGGATTTTCTTCTTGCCGAAAAAGATCGACGTCCACGAAAATCCTGCCAAAAAGTGAACCACCAGCAGCGGAATCGCCACGGTGAGCCAAGGCTTTGTCGGGGTGCGAAAATAGACGATCAGGGCGGCGGCGATCAGCGCGTACAAGGTCAACCAGACCGGCCAGAACACCTTTTTCGGCGGCGTGAATTTCGGTTTGACCAGCCCGTCATACCAGCTCTGCATGTTTCCCTCCCTTTTCCCGCAACAATGCCATGCAGCCGCAAATGGTTCCGAAGCATGTAGTTGCCGTCAGGGGTTGAAGGTGATCTGCAGGTTGTTGTCTTCAGCCTCCGTCATGGTGTAGGTGCCTTTTCTGCGGATGTTCAGACCCTTTTGAGCAGCCTCGGGAATCATGCGTCCCGCAATTTCATCGGCCTCCGCAGTTTCGCACTCGGTGTTGAAGAAGAGGTCGAGTGCATTGGGATCAGTCGCGTCGAACTGCAAGAGGAAGTCGTTGTGATTGATGAAGACCAGGTCTTCATAAGCGTAGGTGACCTCGTGGCCGAGAGTCTCGATCAGCGTCATAACGTCTCCCAGCGGGCGTAACGGGGCTTGTTCCATGGTTATCAGAGGTTCGGTTTTTGTTTGCTCCAGTTGCGTATTCTAACGCAGAAGTTGTTATATTTGTTTAATAAATAAGATATTATTTATTTTTTGCCTAAAAAAATAAGTCAATTATTTACAATAATGTAGGAAAAAGGGGGTTTTATGGCCGGTAGTGCATTTGAAACATGGGAAAAGGTGCTCGAATATGCGTCGGTGCCTCTGCACGGAACCATGTCGAGGAAAATCAGGAAAGGGGTGAAGTTGCAGATTAACGAAGGTACGGTCTATGAAAATGCCGTGCTGTTCATCAGCGATCTTTTCCTTCGCGTGACCGAGGATTCAGCGAAAACGTCGGTCAACACCTACTACAATATCGATTCGATTGCGAGCATCAGAACCTACAGCACCAAGGAAGCCTGAGGTTTTAATCCTTACAGGACTTATAGGTCGTCCAAGACTATAAGTCCTGTAAGAAATGATCTTTCCAGCCTTATTTTTTCTTTTCCCGTTCCACGCTTGCTACGAACTCTTTTGGGCGTCCTTCGGCGGGTAGGCCGAGGATAGCTCTGGCGTGGTCAAGAGCGTCGTCGATGTTGCCGAAGATGTTCTCCTCGCCAATTTCGTCCGCCAGGCCGTACTGCTGCATCGCGAAGAGCGGTTGCACGTGAACGCCGGAGAGGATGAGTTTCGTGTCCGATTTCCGGCAATCGTTGACCAGCTCTTTGAGCATGTTCAGGCCGGTGGCGTCGATGCTCAGCACCTTGCGCATGCGGATGATGCGGATTGCCGGCGGTTTTCCGATGACGTGCATGGCATCCTTGAATTTCGAGGCCGCGCCGAAAAAGAACGGGCCGCTGATTTCGAACACATCGACGCCGTCCGGAATGGTTCTGGTGATGATGGTGTTCGGGTCAGCCTCCTCCTCGACATCCTTCAGTTCGCCGGTGATGACGCCGACGTTGGTGAGGTTTGCCATCCGGTTCATGAACAAAATGACCGAAAGCAGCATGCCGATTTCGATGGCTATGGTCAGGTCGAAAATCACCGTCAGGAAAAAGGTGGTCAGCAGCACGGCCACGTCACTTTTCGGACTTTTGAGCAGTTGACGGAAAATGTGCTGCTCGCTCATGTTCCACGCCACCACAATCAGGATTGCGGCCAAGGTTGGCATCGGAATCAGCTTGGCCCAGGAGCCGAACACCAGCATGATCGCCAGTAGCGTGATGGCGTGCACGATGCCTGCAATCGGTGTGCGGCCGCCGTTTTTGATGTTGGTTGCCGTCCGGGCGATGGCTCCGGTGACGGGAATGCCTCCGAAGAGCGGTGAGACGATGTTGGCCACGCCTTGGGCAACGAGCTCCATGTTCGATTTGTGCCTTCCACCAATCATCCCATCGGCTACAACGGCCGAAAGCAGCGCTTCGATCGCGCCCAGCATGGCGATGGTTGTGGCGGGCATGATGAGATGCCGGATCGTGCCGAGGTCAAGCGACGGTACGGACGGGGCAGGAATCGAGGCTGAAATATCGCCGAAGCGCGTTTCGATGGTATCGACATCGAGATGCAGCATTCTGACAGCCACGGTGGTGACGATGAGCGCAATCAGTGGGCCGGGGATTTTTGTCGAAACCTTCGGCCAGAAGATGATGATGAAGAGCGCCGTCAGGCCGATTGCCAGTGTTTCGGGGCTGACGGTCGGCAGTGCGGTAAAGTAGGCGGCCCATTTGTCGATGAAGTGCGCCGGAACCGAAGCCATCTGCAGGCCGAGAAAATCCTTCACCTCGCTGGAGAAGATGATGACCGCAATGCCGCTGGTGAAGCCGACCACCACCGGGTATGGGATGAACTTGATGAGCGAGCCGAGCTGCGACAGCCCCATGATGATGAGAATCACACCGGCCATGAAGGTTGCGATCATCAGGCCGTTCAGGCCGTACTGCTGCACGATGCCGTACAGGATGACGATGAAAGCGCCGGTCGGCCCACCGATCTGCACGCGGCTGCCGCCCAGGAACGAGATGAGGAATCCGCCGATAACGGCGCTGATGAGCCCTTTTTCAGGCGAGACGCCCGAGGCGATGGCGAACGCGATGGCAAGCGGCAGGGCCACGATGCCGACAAGAATTCCGGAAACGATGTCCCGGCCGAGCTGCTCTTTGGTCAGCTCTGGAAGAACAGTGATAAGCTTGGGTTTGAACATTGCAGAGATTGACATGCGGGAACCGCAAAAAAGTTATTGCGCGTCTCGATTGCTGCGTTGGATGGTGCTCGAAATCCTCACGTACTTCTCAGTCCGCTTCAGCTTCTTCGCTCCATCCGCCTTGCTCTCAAGTCACTTATGGCTCTTGTTAGTGGCTCCCATGTGAAGGAACGGCAGCTCTCTGCCCAGGCTTTTGTAAGGCGGTTCTGTTGCGCCGGTTATAACGCCGTAAGCCCGGAAGTCCGAGACGCTCCGGGATGAAAGGGTAATCGTTATGTCGATGCAACAGAGCCTGCAAAGCCCAGCAGGAACTGTCAACAGTGCTTCAATGTATCATTTTGCCGGAAAAATCAACGCCCTTAACCACAAACTCGTCAAGGTATTTGTTCATTTGCCTTTCCGTTGCTAAAATGAAGCCAAGTATCATCCCGTCGTGGTTTGTCAAAGGATCATCAGCTACACCGCCTCTGGCTTCAGCCACTTGTTTCCGGGCATCAGTTGAGACTGTTCGGAGGGTATTGCCGTAGAGTTATTTCGTCCTTCTCCAGGTTTTTGACCAAGGTGCTGCATGCATCACTATGATTTTCTCGGGCAACTGGTACTGATCGGTACCCTTGCCATAGCCACCATTCTGCTGTTCCAGAGGATCCGCATTCCTCCGGTGATCGGTCTGATTTTCACGGGCATCATGCTCGGCCCTACGGGGTTCGGTGTGGTCAGCGACAGCGGATTGATTTCGATCCTCGCCGAGCTGGGTGTGGTGCTGCTGCTTTTTACCATCGGGCTGGAGTTTTCGCTCGACGACATGAAGAAGCTCCAGAAGATTGTTTTTGCGGGAGGTCTGGCACAGGTGATGCTGACCGGGATGATTATAGCCGCGCTGGCTTTCTGGCTGCTGGAGGCGATTGGAAAAAAGATCAGCATCCAAGAGGCGATTGTGCTCGGTTTTTCCTTTTCGGTAAGCAGTACCGCCTTGTGCCTGAAGATTCTCTCCGACCGCGATGAACTCAGCTTCGAGCACGGCAAGATTGCGCTCGGCATCCTGATTTTTCAGGACATGGCCATTGTGCCACTCATGATCGGCTTGACGTTTCTGACGCCCGGTAAGGTCATTTCGCCCGAAGCGACCTTTCAGGAGGTGGCGCTGCTGCTGCTGTTCGCCATCGGTATGTTCGGCGGATTCCGGCTTCTGATGCCGAGGATCGTGCGGATGATTACCGAGCTTCATGCCGGGGAGGTGCTGGTGCTCGGTGCGCTGGTGCTTTGCTTCGGTGCTGCGTGGCTTGCTTCGCTCATCGGCCTGTCGCTGGCACTCGGCGCGTTCATGGCCGGCATGGTGATTGCCAGCACCGACGGAAGCCACCGCATCAGCAGAACCATCGATCCCTTCCGCGAAGCACTGACCAGCATCTTTTTTGTGTCGGTCGGGCTCCTGCTCGATGTGAACATGATCGAGCTTCCGTGGCTGATCGGTGTGGCTCTCGTTGTGCTACTCGTCAAAGGCATCGTCATGACGGGCATTTCGATGGCTCTCGGCTTTTCAACGAGGGTGAGCCTGATGTCGGGCATGGTGCTGGCCCAGATTGGTGAGTTCTCGTTCGTGCTGGCCGGATCGGCAAAGAATACGGGGCTGCTCGACCAGCACATGTTTCAGTTGATGCTGACCATCATCGTCGTCACCATGATCGTTACGCCTGCGCTGATCTCGGCGGCTCCGGCATTTGCCGCGCAGATGGCTCCTGTGTTCAGGTTCATGCCGCTGATGCCCGAGCCGAAACCGAAACAGCCGACGCGCACCACGACAAGCTCAATCGCCTGCAAGGGTGAAATTCATGCGGTCATTATCGGCTACGGTCTGATCGGCCGGAATGTGGCCGCCGTGATGAACGCCACCAACCTGCTCTACACGGTGCTCGACACCAACCGCAAGGTGGTCAGCACCATGCGCCGCAAAGGTGAACCGCTTTTTTTCGGCGACTGCACAGAGCGCAAATCGTTGCTTCGTGTCGGTACCGACCACTGTCGCTCCGTGGTGATCTGCATTCCCGAGATCGAGGCGGCTATTCAGTGCATCCGTCAGGTGCGCATCATCAACAGTGAAGCCTTCATCATCGTCCGTGCACGCTCGTTCCAGTCCGCTTCGCAGTTCTACAGAGCCGGAGCCGATGCGGTCGTGACCGAGATTTTCGAAACCTCGATTCAGATGTTTTCCGAGTTGCTCAGGCATTTCAAAGTCGATCCCGAAACCATCTTCGAGCAGCAGGAGATCATCCGGCGTGAGGGCGGCAAGCTGTTTCTGGAGCCGACAGCTGAATCCTCCGCTTCCTCCAGCAAAAACGGCAAACCCGCTGGACGCAAGTCACCTGTGCCGCCAAAGCCCGCCAGCGATCAGCCACGGTCGTAAGCGGTTTTTGCTTCCGGTTCTGACGTTTGCTCTCGCTTGACTGCTGATGAAAAAAGCGTGAAAAAAGCCTTTTTTCTCTACATTGAGGGTGTAGCGTGCTTGCAAAGTTCTTGTGAACTTCACTTTTCGGGACTATGAGCAGTTATTCTGAACCCTCTTCAGAAAAATTCAGGGCATACCGGCAGAAGCTTTTCAATCAGCTCGAAAGCTCAACAAAAGGCGAGCGAAACCGGGCGGAGTACGAGCTCGATCTGATGGAGAAAAGCCATTTTGTCGAAGTCGGTGGACTGTTGCACCACTATCACGATTCAGGTTCGGAACAGCCGCGCGGCACGGTGCTGCTCATTCATGGATGGGATTGCTGGTGGATGTGGTGGCATCACATTATCCGCGCGCTTAATGCTGAGGGGTACCGGACGATTGCGTACGATATGAAGGGGCACGGCTGGTCGGAAAACGATCCGGAAAACCGTTACCAGATCGACGACTTCGCCAGAGATCTGGACGGATTGGTCAGAGCTATCGGTCTGGAAGCCTTCCATGTCGCCGCGTTTTCATTCGGGCC
This portion of the Chlorobaculum parvum NCIB 8327 genome encodes:
- a CDS encoding SulP family inorganic anion transporter; translated protein: MFKPKLITVLPELTKEQLGRDIVSGILVGIVALPLAIAFAIASGVSPEKGLISAVIGGFLISFLGGSRVQIGGPTGAFIVILYGIVQQYGLNGLMIATFMAGVILIIMGLSQLGSLIKFIPYPVVVGFTSGIAVIIFSSEVKDFLGLQMASVPAHFIDKWAAYFTALPTVSPETLAIGLTALFIIIFWPKVSTKIPGPLIALIVTTVAVRMLHLDVDTIETRFGDISASIPAPSVPSLDLGTIRHLIMPATTIAMLGAIEALLSAVVADGMIGGRHKSNMELVAQGVANIVSPLFGGIPVTGAIARTATNIKNGGRTPIAGIVHAITLLAIMLVFGSWAKLIPMPTLAAILIVVAWNMSEQHIFRQLLKSPKSDVAVLLTTFFLTVIFDLTIAIEIGMLLSVILFMNRMANLTNVGVITGELKDVEEEADPNTIITRTIPDGVDVFEISGPFFFGAASKFKDAMHVIGKPPAIRIIRMRKVLSIDATGLNMLKELVNDCRKSDTKLILSGVHVQPLFAMQQYGLADEIGEENIFGNIDDALDHARAILGLPAEGRPKEFVASVEREKKK
- a CDS encoding cation:proton antiporter — translated: MHHYDFLGQLVLIGTLAIATILLFQRIRIPPVIGLIFTGIMLGPTGFGVVSDSGLISILAELGVVLLLFTIGLEFSLDDMKKLQKIVFAGGLAQVMLTGMIIAALAFWLLEAIGKKISIQEAIVLGFSFSVSSTALCLKILSDRDELSFEHGKIALGILIFQDMAIVPLMIGLTFLTPGKVISPEATFQEVALLLLFAIGMFGGFRLLMPRIVRMITELHAGEVLVLGALVLCFGAAWLASLIGLSLALGAFMAGMVIASTDGSHRISRTIDPFREALTSIFFVSVGLLLDVNMIELPWLIGVALVVLLVKGIVMTGISMALGFSTRVSLMSGMVLAQIGEFSFVLAGSAKNTGLLDQHMFQLMLTIIVVTMIVTPALISAAPAFAAQMAPVFRFMPLMPEPKPKQPTRTTTSSIACKGEIHAVIIGYGLIGRNVAAVMNATNLLYTVLDTNRKVVSTMRRKGEPLFFGDCTERKSLLRVGTDHCRSVVICIPEIEAAIQCIRQVRIINSEAFIIVRARSFQSASQFYRAGADAVVTEIFETSIQMFSELLRHFKVDPETIFEQQEIIRREGGKLFLEPTAESSASSSKNGKPAGRKSPVPPKPASDQPRS